The following are from one region of the Pseudomonadota bacterium genome:
- the nrdR gene encoding transcriptional regulator NrdR: MKCPFCDSVESKVLDSRVSKEMDAIRRRRECLSCGKRFTTAERLEEGLPLVIKKDGRREVFDRTKILNGLKKACEKRPISIANIEKIVSRIEYNLLEGGERETRGAEIGEMVMEELKKLDEVAYVRFASVYRQFRDINEFMNELKGLLLKKEEWINGEEKKS; this comes from the coding sequence ATGAAATGTCCTTTCTGTGATTCTGTAGAGAGTAAAGTCCTTGATTCAAGGGTAAGCAAGGAGATGGATGCTATCCGCAGGCGGAGGGAATGCCTTAGCTGTGGCAAAAGATTTACAACAGCCGAAAGACTTGAAGAGGGATTACCGCTGGTCATAAAAAAAGACGGGAGAAGAGAAGTTTTTGATAGAACAAAGATATTGAACGGGTTAAAAAAGGCCTGTGAAAAAAGACCTATAAGCATTGCAAACATTGAAAAAATTGTTTCAAGGATTGAATATAATCTGCTGGAGGGAGGTGAAAGAGAGACCAGAGGTGCAGAAATAGGGGAAATGGTTATGGAGGAATTGAAAAAGCTTGACGAGGTAGCCTATGTTCGTTTTGCATCCGTTTACCGGCAGTTCAGGGACATTAATGAGTTTATGAATGAACTTAAGGGTCTGTTGCTGAAAAAGGAGGAATGGATCAACGGAGAAGAGAAGAAGAGTTAA
- a CDS encoding serine hydroxymethyltransferase, with protein sequence MKLAEKDKEIYGLVKQEIEREEYSLILIASENYVDEEILEAQGSVLTNKYAEGYPFKRYYSGCGYIDQIEQIAIDRAKALFHAEHANVQPHSGSAANMAVFYGALKLGDTILGMDIDHGGHLTHGARVSFSGKQYRSVGYKVSSANEELDYDEIRKIAHDEKPNMIIAGASAYSRVIDFKKFREIADEVGAYLTADIAHIAGLIVAGLHPSPVEHAHFVTTTTHKTLRGPRGGLILCKQEFAKKIDSAVFPGIQGGPLMHVIAAKAVALKNAMSDEFREYQRQIIKNAKHLAASMEKCGFRIVSGGTDNHLFLVDLSPRGVTGKQAQEVLERSGIMINKNLIPFDSKSPNVTSGIRIGTPAVTTRGMKEHEMELIRDFIDRALSDLENESLHLEIKENVKALCKRFPFYSRIYEI encoded by the coding sequence ATGAAACTGGCAGAAAAAGATAAAGAGATTTATGGGCTTGTAAAGCAGGAGATTGAAAGAGAGGAGTACAGCCTTATCCTGATTGCATCGGAGAATTATGTTGATGAGGAGATTCTTGAAGCGCAAGGCTCTGTCCTTACAAATAAATATGCGGAAGGCTACCCTTTCAAAAGATATTACAGCGGGTGCGGCTATATTGATCAGATAGAACAAATAGCCATAGACAGGGCGAAAGCTCTTTTTCATGCTGAACATGCAAATGTCCAGCCTCATTCAGGTTCTGCTGCAAATATGGCTGTTTTTTACGGTGCTCTCAAATTAGGCGATACAATCCTCGGTATGGATATAGATCATGGAGGGCACCTGACCCATGGCGCTCGTGTAAGCTTTTCCGGCAAGCAATACCGCTCTGTTGGCTATAAGGTTTCAAGTGCGAATGAAGAACTCGACTATGATGAGATCAGGAAAATTGCCCATGATGAAAAACCGAATATGATTATTGCAGGTGCCAGCGCGTATTCGAGAGTTATAGATTTCAAAAAGTTCAGAGAGATTGCCGATGAAGTGGGCGCCTATTTGACGGCAGATATTGCCCATATTGCCGGACTTATCGTTGCAGGACTGCACCCGAGTCCGGTGGAACATGCACATTTTGTAACTACAACCACCCATAAGACACTCCGTGGACCAAGAGGCGGATTAATACTTTGTAAACAGGAATTTGCAAAAAAGATTGACTCTGCTGTTTTTCCCGGTATTCAGGGCGGGCCGCTTATGCATGTTATTGCGGCAAAAGCTGTGGCGTTGAAAAATGCCATGAGTGACGAATTCAGAGAATATCAAAGGCAGATTATCAAGAATGCCAAACACCTGGCCGCCAGTATGGAGAAGTGCGGTTTTCGTATAGTCTCCGGAGGTACAGACAACCATCTGTTCCTTGTTGATCTGTCACCCAGAGGGGTAACAGGGAAACAGGCACAGGAAGTCCTCGAGAGAAGCGGGATCATGATCAACAAAAACCTGATTCCTTTCGATTCAAAGAGTCCAAATGTCACAAGCGGTATCAGAATAGGTACTCCGGCAGTTACTACACGGGGCATGAAGGAGCATGAAATGGAGCTCATCCGTGATTTTATTGATAGAGCCCTCAGTGATCTTGAAAATGAATCGCTCCATCTTGAAATAAAAGAAAACGTTAAAGCATTATGTAAAAGATTCCCTTTTTATTCTCGTATATATGAAATATGA
- the rpiB gene encoding ribose 5-phosphate isomerase B produces MKIVLASDHAGFELKEHIKSIIEKEGYSFVDIGTHSENSVDYPDYGFKAAELLSTGEADKGIFICGTGIGMNVVANKVKGIRAALVQDIYTAIQSRKHLDANVLVLGERVIGKGMAEEIVKAWLGTSFEGGRHEKRVEKIRQWEEKHLNK; encoded by the coding sequence ATGAAAATTGTCCTTGCCTCAGACCATGCCGGTTTTGAGTTGAAAGAACACATAAAAAGTATTATTGAGAAGGAAGGTTATTCCTTTGTTGATATCGGGACACACTCAGAAAACTCTGTTGATTACCCTGATTATGGTTTTAAGGCTGCAGAACTTTTATCAACCGGAGAAGCAGACAAAGGTATATTTATTTGCGGTACCGGTATTGGAATGAATGTCGTTGCCAATAAGGTGAAAGGGATACGTGCAGCTCTCGTACAAGATATATATACGGCGATCCAGAGCAGAAAACACCTTGATGCCAACGTACTTGTGCTCGGCGAAAGGGTAATCGGCAAAGGAATGGCGGAAGAAATTGTGAAAGCATGGCTCGGAACATCTTTTGAAGGCGGAAGGCACGAAAAACGGGTAGAAAAGATAAGGCAGTGGGAGGAGAAACACCTGAATAAGTGA
- the fabF gene encoding beta-ketoacyl-ACP synthase II, which translates to MKRRVVATGLGLATPLGVGLENVWQRILNGESGIAPITRFDTTLHETKFAGEIKEFKPEDYISPKEIKRIDLFIQYALAASKIAMEDAGLDMDKEDAERAGVVVGTGLGGLPTIEKYHSVLLERGPSRITPFFIPMLIANEAPGHIAIRYGLKGPNLSIVTACATGSHSIGEASRIIIYGDADVMVAGGTEANLTPLTVGGFNAMKALSTRNDAPQKASRPFDKDRDGFVVSEGSGIVVLEELEHALKRGAKIYGEIAGYGYNGDAYHITAPCPDGEGFIRCIKMALKDAGMSPEDVDYINAHGTSTELNDYTETLAIKEVFKEKAYKIPVSSTKSMTGHLLGAAGAIEAVFSLLSIRDNICPPTINYETPDPQCDLDYVPNESRSHKVDVALSNSFGFGGTNSTLVFRRFSG; encoded by the coding sequence TTGAAAAGAAGGGTGGTTGCCACTGGTTTAGGTCTTGCAACGCCTCTCGGTGTCGGGTTAGAAAATGTATGGCAGCGTATTTTAAACGGTGAATCGGGGATAGCCCCGATCACCCGTTTTGATACTACCCTGCATGAAACAAAATTTGCCGGTGAGATTAAGGAATTCAAACCTGAAGATTATATTTCTCCAAAAGAGATTAAAAGGATTGACTTATTTATCCAGTATGCCCTTGCAGCTTCCAAGATAGCAATGGAAGATGCCGGCCTTGACATGGACAAAGAGGACGCCGAAAGGGCGGGCGTAGTAGTAGGTACGGGGCTCGGAGGTCTGCCGACCATTGAAAAGTACCATAGTGTTCTTCTGGAACGTGGTCCCAGCAGAATTACGCCCTTTTTTATCCCTATGCTGATAGCAAATGAGGCGCCGGGACATATTGCGATCCGGTACGGCCTGAAAGGCCCGAACCTGTCCATTGTAACGGCATGTGCAACGGGCTCGCACTCCATTGGAGAGGCATCCAGGATAATCATATACGGGGATGCCGATGTGATGGTGGCTGGAGGAACTGAAGCGAACCTCACCCCCCTTACTGTCGGCGGGTTTAATGCAATGAAGGCGCTTTCCACACGGAATGATGCACCGCAGAAGGCATCGCGCCCCTTTGATAAGGACAGGGACGGTTTTGTTGTTTCTGAAGGTTCGGGTATTGTAGTTCTCGAAGAGCTTGAACATGCCCTGAAAAGAGGAGCAAAGATATACGGAGAAATAGCCGGTTACGGATATAACGGGGACGCATACCATATCACTGCTCCATGTCCGGACGGAGAGGGGTTTATCCGCTGCATTAAAATGGCATTGAAAGACGCCGGAATGTCGCCGGAAGATGTAGATTATATTAATGCCCATGGGACATCAACAGAATTGAACGACTATACGGAGACGCTTGCAATAAAAGAGGTATTCAAAGAGAAAGCATACAAGATCCCGGTAAGCTCTACCAAATCTATGACAGGCCATTTGCTGGGCGCTGCGGGAGCGATAGAGGCAGTATTTTCCCTGCTGAGCATAAGGGATAATATCTGCCCTCCTACAATCAACTATGAGACACCTGACCCGCAGTGTGATCTTGATTATGTACCCAATGAATCAAGGAGCCATAAGGTAGATGTTGCATTGTCAAATTCATTCGGTTTTGGCGGTACGAACTCGACCCTTGTATTCCGGAGATTTAGTGGATGA
- the acpP gene encoding acyl carrier protein codes for MTVTEKVKEMIVEQLGVNESEVIPEAKFIDDLGADSLDIVELIMALEDAYGIEIPDEDAEKMETVGDAIKYIEQRMAEK; via the coding sequence ATGACAGTAACAGAAAAGGTAAAAGAGATGATTGTTGAACAGCTCGGAGTAAACGAGTCCGAAGTCATTCCTGAAGCAAAGTTTATTGATGACCTTGGAGCTGACTCGCTTGACATTGTTGAACTCATCATGGCGCTGGAAGATGCATACGGGATTGAAATTCCGGATGAAGATGCAGAGAAGATGGAGACAGTGGGCGATGCAATCAAATATATAGAACAGCGTATGGCAGAAAAATAA
- the fabG gene encoding 3-oxoacyl-[acyl-carrier-protein] reductase: protein MKDTVTIVTGGAQGIGRTIAEFLADKGGDIVIFDIIDGNEVLNAITDKGRKAEFYQVDVSDFTAVEEAVNSVVKNMGQISNLVNNAGITIDKLLLRMKEEDWDRVIRVNLKSVFNCTRAVIRHMLKTGGSIVNISSIAGVMGNAGQSNYAASKAGIIGFTKSTAKEYGERGIRVNAVAPGFINTKMTEILDDKYKEEMRKAIPLKKYGEPIDIARVVYFLLSEYGGYITGETINVNGGLYM from the coding sequence ATGAAGGACACTGTAACAATAGTTACCGGTGGTGCACAGGGCATTGGCCGGACAATAGCGGAATTTTTAGCGGATAAAGGTGGAGATATTGTTATATTTGATATCATTGATGGCAATGAAGTGCTGAATGCAATTACGGATAAAGGAAGAAAGGCTGAATTTTATCAAGTTGATGTGTCAGATTTCACAGCCGTTGAAGAGGCTGTCAACAGTGTAGTAAAAAACATGGGACAGATCAGCAACCTTGTTAACAATGCCGGTATTACGATTGATAAATTATTGTTAAGGATGAAGGAAGAAGACTGGGACAGGGTAATCCGGGTGAACCTGAAGAGCGTTTTTAACTGTACAAGAGCAGTTATAAGGCATATGCTGAAAACAGGCGGCTCTATTGTAAATATCTCGTCGATTGCCGGGGTGATGGGCAACGCAGGTCAGTCAAATTATGCTGCAAGCAAAGCAGGCATTATAGGCTTTACAAAAAGCACAGCAAAAGAATATGGAGAGAGGGGCATAAGGGTAAATGCTGTTGCCCCGGGTTTTATCAACACAAAAATGACGGAGATACTGGACGATAAATATAAGGAGGAAATGCGTAAGGCAATTCCCTTAAAGAAATACGGCGAACCCATAGACATAGCCCGTGTTGTATACTTCCTGCTTTCCGAATACGGGGGTTACATTACGGGAGAAACGATAAACGTCAACGGTGGCTTATATATGTAG